A genomic stretch from Pseudomonas sp. MUP55 includes:
- the katE gene encoding catalase HPII: MSTKKPGTPPKSELAGTDTLDRGNTNVKLQALEEFRSDATGQALRTNQGVKISDNQNTLKVGARGPSLLEDFIMREKITHFDHERIPERIVHARGTGAHGYFQSYGDHSALTKAGFLRTPEHKTPVFARFSTVQGPRGSGDTVRDVRGFAVKFFTDEGNFDLVGNNMPVFFIQDAIKFPDFVHAVKPEPHNEIPTGGSAHDTFWDFVSLQPESAHMVIWAMSDRAIPKSLRAMQGFGVHTFRLINTEGKSSFVKFHWRPKVGTCSLVWDEAQKLAGKDTDYHRRDLWESIESGDYPEWELGVQIVAEEDEHKFDFDLLDPTKIIPEELVPITPLGKMVLNRNPDNFFAEVEQVAFCPGHIVPGIDFTNDPLLQGRLFSYTDTQISRLGGPNFHEIPINRPVVPFHNGQRDAQHRTVIDKGRAAYEPNSIDGGWPKETPAGPTDGGFESYYERVDANKVRERSESFGDHFSQATLFFNSMSHHEKEHIIAAYSFELGKVEREFIRARQVNEILANIDLELAKRVAQNLGLPAPTNGSVPARETSLKVSPALSQVNLLSGDIKTRKVAILAANGVDGAAIDALKAALESEGAHAKLLGPTSAPVTTADGKTLPVDASMEGMPSIAFDAVFIPGGKDSVKALSGDGVALHYVLEAYKHLKAIAVASDVKPLLDLLKLEADAGLIVGADAKAFKAFFAAIAQHRVWDREPKAKAIPA, translated from the coding sequence ATGAGTACCAAGAAGCCAGGCACCCCGCCGAAGAGTGAACTCGCGGGCACCGATACCCTGGACCGAGGCAATACCAACGTCAAATTGCAGGCGTTGGAAGAATTCCGCTCCGATGCAACCGGCCAGGCCCTGCGCACCAACCAGGGCGTGAAAATCTCTGACAACCAGAACACCCTAAAGGTCGGCGCCCGTGGCCCGTCGCTGCTGGAAGACTTCATCATGCGTGAGAAGATCACGCACTTTGACCATGAGCGCATCCCGGAGCGCATCGTGCATGCCCGCGGTACCGGCGCCCATGGCTATTTCCAGAGCTACGGTGACCATTCGGCGCTGACCAAGGCAGGTTTCCTGCGCACTCCAGAACATAAAACGCCGGTGTTCGCGCGTTTTTCCACGGTGCAGGGTCCGCGTGGTTCCGGTGACACCGTGCGTGATGTGCGCGGCTTTGCCGTGAAGTTTTTCACCGACGAAGGCAACTTCGACCTGGTGGGCAACAACATGCCGGTGTTCTTCATTCAGGACGCGATCAAGTTTCCTGACTTTGTACACGCGGTAAAACCTGAGCCGCACAACGAGATTCCTACCGGCGGCTCAGCGCACGATACGTTCTGGGATTTTGTTTCGTTGCAGCCGGAATCGGCGCACATGGTGATCTGGGCCATGTCTGACCGCGCGATTCCAAAAAGCCTGCGCGCGATGCAGGGTTTTGGTGTGCACACCTTCCGCCTGATCAATACTGAGGGTAAGTCGAGCTTCGTCAAATTCCACTGGCGGCCGAAGGTCGGCACCTGCTCCCTGGTGTGGGACGAAGCGCAAAAGCTTGCCGGTAAAGATACCGATTACCACCGTCGCGACCTGTGGGAATCGATCGAAAGCGGCGACTATCCCGAGTGGGAACTGGGCGTGCAGATCGTCGCCGAAGAAGACGAACACAAGTTTGACTTCGACCTGCTCGACCCGACCAAAATCATCCCCGAAGAGCTGGTACCGATCACCCCGCTGGGCAAGATGGTGCTCAACCGCAACCCGGATAACTTCTTCGCTGAAGTCGAGCAGGTCGCGTTCTGCCCAGGCCACATTGTGCCGGGTATCGACTTCACCAATGACCCGCTGCTGCAGGGCCGTCTGTTTTCCTACACGGATACCCAGATCAGCCGACTGGGCGGGCCGAACTTTCATGAAATCCCGATCAACCGTCCGGTGGTGCCGTTCCACAACGGCCAGCGCGACGCGCAGCATCGCACTGTTATCGACAAGGGGCGCGCGGCCTACGAGCCCAACTCCATAGACGGCGGCTGGCCGAAGGAAACCCCTGCCGGCCCGACTGATGGTGGCTTTGAGTCCTACTACGAGCGCGTCGATGCCAACAAAGTGCGGGAGCGCAGTGAGTCCTTCGGCGACCATTTCTCCCAGGCCACGCTGTTTTTCAACAGCATGAGCCACCACGAGAAAGAGCACATCATCGCGGCTTACAGCTTTGAGCTGGGCAAGGTGGAGCGTGAGTTTATCCGCGCGCGTCAGGTCAACGAGATCCTGGCTAACATCGACCTCGAACTGGCCAAGCGCGTGGCGCAGAACCTGGGCCTGCCGGCGCCGACCAACGGCAGCGTGCCTGCGCGAGAAACGTCGCTGAAGGTGTCGCCGGCGTTGAGCCAGGTGAATCTGCTGTCCGGCGATATCAAGACCCGCAAAGTCGCGATTCTGGCGGCTAACGGCGTGGACGGCGCGGCGATCGATGCACTCAAGGCCGCGCTTGAGTCTGAAGGCGCACACGCCAAGTTGCTGGGGCCGACTTCGGCGCCTGTGACTACTGCCGATGGCAAGACCCTGCCGGTGGATGCGTCGATGGAAGGCATGCCGTCCATTGCGTTTGACGCGGTGTTTATCCCGGGCGGCAAGGACTCGGTGAAGGCGCTGAGCGGCGACGGCGTGGCCTTGCATTACGTGCTGGAAGCGTACAAGCACCTGAAGGCGATTGCGGTTGCCAGTGACGTGAAGCCCTTGTTGGATCTGCTGAAGCTGGAGGCGGATGCGGGGTTGATCGTGGGCGCGGATGCCAAGGCGTTCAAGGCGTTCTTTGCGGCGATTGCCCAGCATCGGGTCTGGGATCGGGAGCCTAAGGCCAAGGCGATTCCGGCTTAA
- a CDS encoding PA5502 family lipoprotein: MKPFTFRYLLLAAFSLLLGACQSTPPAAPQASDPRAAAIAQLEQNLASSELATAEDQLASLQAQSPNDPALEAYQRQLAEAYLQRSQIVLQKGDVNAAATALSRARALMPKAPALTGGVNSAISHARKAELDQAEAALKAAEAKPAAKVIDPAAPSTTVALNLADVEDMRHQLDAIATDVVNYQCDVSIQVPRTQDYPWLATLLTKRVKRIDAGYDLKIHRQILKHIPAQVVLIPRKAD; encoded by the coding sequence ATGAAGCCGTTCACCTTCCGTTATCTGCTCCTTGCCGCATTTTCCCTGCTGCTGGGCGCTTGTCAAAGCACACCGCCCGCCGCTCCCCAAGCGTCGGACCCGCGCGCTGCGGCCATCGCACAGCTGGAACAAAACCTGGCCAGCAGCGAATTGGCCACGGCCGAAGACCAACTCGCCTCGCTGCAAGCCCAATCGCCCAACGATCCGGCGCTTGAGGCGTACCAGCGGCAGTTGGCCGAAGCCTACCTGCAGCGCAGCCAGATCGTGCTGCAAAAGGGTGACGTCAACGCCGCCGCCACAGCCTTGAGCCGTGCCCGTGCATTGATGCCCAAGGCACCAGCCCTGACCGGTGGCGTCAACAGCGCCATCAGCCATGCGCGCAAAGCCGAGCTGGATCAGGCCGAAGCCGCCCTGAAAGCCGCCGAAGCCAAGCCGGCAGCCAAAGTCATCGACCCGGCGGCGCCGAGCACCACCGTGGCGTTGAACCTGGCAGATGTCGAAGACATGCGCCATCAGTTGGACGCCATTGCCACCGACGTGGTGAATTACCAGTGCGACGTGAGCATCCAGGTGCCACGCACCCAGGATTACCCGTGGCTGGCCACGTTGCTGACCAAACGGGTGAAGCGCATCGATGCGGGATATGACCTGAAAATCCACCGGCAGATTTTGAAACACATTCCGGCGCAGGTTGTGCTGATTCCGCGCAAGGCAGACTAA
- the znuB gene encoding zinc ABC transporter permease subunit ZnuB — MADFLLYALLAGLALALVAGPLGSFVVWRRMAYFGDTLSHAALLGVAMGFLLDVSPTIAVTVGCLLLAVLLVTLQQRQPLASDTLLGILAPSTLSLGLVVLSFMHEVRIDLMAYLFGDLLAISPADLGWILGGSAAVLVLLVSLWRPLLAITVHEELATVEGLPVPALRLALMLLIAVVIAVAMKIVGVLLITSLLIIPAAAAQRHARSPEQMAIGASLLGMLAVCGGLALSWFKDTPAGPSIVVSAAALFLLSFVLPRRGV, encoded by the coding sequence ATGGCTGATTTTCTGCTCTACGCCCTGCTGGCAGGCTTGGCTCTGGCGTTGGTGGCGGGCCCGTTGGGCTCGTTCGTGGTCTGGCGGCGCATGGCGTACTTTGGCGATACCTTGTCCCATGCCGCGCTGCTCGGCGTGGCCATGGGCTTTCTGCTGGACGTGAGCCCGACCATCGCCGTCACCGTCGGCTGCCTGCTGCTGGCGGTGTTGCTGGTGACGCTGCAACAGCGCCAGCCGTTGGCCTCCGACACGCTGCTCGGCATCCTCGCGCCGAGCACCTTGTCCCTGGGCCTGGTGGTGCTGAGCTTCATGCATGAAGTGCGCATCGACCTGATGGCCTACCTGTTTGGCGACCTGCTGGCGATCAGCCCTGCCGATCTTGGGTGGATCCTCGGCGGCAGCGCGGCCGTGCTGGTGCTGCTGGTGAGCCTGTGGCGTCCGCTGCTGGCGATCACCGTGCACGAAGAGCTCGCCACGGTTGAAGGCCTGCCCGTGCCCGCCCTGCGCCTGGCGCTGATGCTGTTGATCGCAGTGGTGATCGCTGTCGCGATGAAGATAGTCGGCGTATTGTTGATCACGTCGCTGTTGATCATTCCCGCAGCCGCCGCTCAGCGCCACGCTCGCTCGCCGGAGCAGATGGCAATCGGCGCCAGCCTGTTGGGCATGCTGGCAGTGTGTGGAGGCCTGGCGTTGTCGTGGTTCAAGGACACGCCGGCCGGGCCGTCGATTGTGGTATCGGCGGCCGCCCTGTTTCTGCTGAGTTTTGTCCTGCCCCGTCGAGGGGTGTAG
- the znuC gene encoding zinc ABC transporter ATP-binding protein ZnuC has product MSNALIRLEQVGVTFAGQNVLDNIALSVEPGQIVTLIGPNGAGKTTLVRAVLGLLKPDRGSVWRKPKLRVGYMPQKLHVDPTLPLSVLRFLRLVPGVDRARAQAALKEVGAEQVIDSPVQSISGGEMQRVLLARALLREPELLVLDEPVQGVDVAGQAELYSLITRLRDRHGCGVLMVSHDLHLVMSTTDQVVCLNRHVCCSGHPEQVSGDPAFVELFGKNAQSLAIYHHHHDHAHDLHGAVVDDPAAPHPHVHGDSCKHG; this is encoded by the coding sequence ATGAGCAATGCGTTAATCCGCCTGGAGCAGGTCGGGGTCACGTTCGCCGGGCAAAACGTGCTGGATAATATTGCCCTGAGCGTGGAGCCGGGCCAGATCGTTACGCTGATCGGCCCCAATGGCGCGGGCAAGACCACCCTGGTGCGCGCCGTTCTGGGCCTGCTCAAGCCCGACCGCGGCAGCGTATGGCGCAAGCCCAAACTGCGCGTGGGCTATATGCCGCAAAAGCTGCATGTGGACCCGACACTTCCGCTTTCAGTCTTGCGCTTCCTGCGCCTGGTGCCTGGGGTCGACCGTGCGCGTGCGCAGGCGGCACTCAAGGAAGTCGGCGCCGAACAAGTGATCGACAGCCCGGTGCAGAGCATCTCCGGCGGCGAAATGCAGCGTGTGCTGCTGGCCCGCGCCCTGTTGCGCGAACCGGAACTGCTGGTGCTCGATGAGCCCGTGCAAGGCGTCGACGTCGCCGGCCAAGCCGAGCTGTACAGCCTGATCACCCGTCTGCGCGACCGTCACGGCTGCGGTGTGTTGATGGTCTCCCACGATCTGCACCTGGTGATGAGCACCACTGACCAGGTGGTCTGCCTCAACCGTCACGTGTGCTGTTCCGGCCACCCGGAACAGGTCAGCGGCGACCCGGCGTTTGTCGAACTGTTCGGTAAGAACGCGCAAAGCCTGGCGATCTACCATCACCATCACGACCACGCCCATGATTTGCATGGCGCCGTGGTTGACGACCCCGCCGCCCCCCACCCTCATGTTCATGGAGATAGCTGCAAGCATGGCTGA
- the zur gene encoding zinc uptake transcriptional repressor Zur, giving the protein MPITPLASRPHDHSHCVHTALSEADTLCAQKGLRLTALRRRVLELVWQSHKPLGAYDILGVLSEQDGRRAAPPTVYRALDFLLENGLVHRIASLNAFVGCNHPEHAHQGQFLICRQCHAAIELEQKSISDAIVKSAAEVGFSVEGQTVEVVGLCSGCQGA; this is encoded by the coding sequence ATGCCTATAACACCGCTTGCCAGTCGTCCCCACGATCACTCTCACTGCGTTCACACCGCGCTGTCGGAGGCTGACACCCTGTGTGCGCAGAAGGGTTTGCGCCTGACTGCGCTGCGTCGACGCGTGCTGGAGCTGGTGTGGCAAAGCCACAAGCCGCTGGGCGCTTACGACATCCTCGGTGTGCTCAGCGAACAGGACGGCCGCCGCGCCGCGCCACCCACGGTTTACCGTGCGCTGGACTTCCTGCTGGAAAACGGCCTGGTGCACCGCATCGCCTCGCTCAATGCCTTTGTCGGCTGCAACCACCCGGAACATGCGCATCAGGGCCAGTTCCTGATTTGCCGCCAGTGCCACGCCGCCATCGAGCTTGAACAAAAAAGCATCAGTGACGCGATCGTTAAAAGCGCCGCCGAGGTGGGTTTCAGTGTCGAAGGGCAAACGGTCGAAGTGGTCGGCCTGTGCTCGGGCTGTCAGGGGGCTTGA
- a CDS encoding zinc ABC transporter substrate-binding protein, whose protein sequence is MVIVSRLFPVFVVFVTSLFMAGAAQAEVKVLTSIKPLQLIAAAVQDGVAVPEVLLPPGASPHNFALRPSDVRRVQSVDLLYWIGPDMETFLPRVLKGRTAATVAVQDLPGMKLRRFGEDSHSHADEADEHDHDHRPGSVDAHLWLSTVNARVIAARMAADLSAADPANAERYQSNAKAFEGRLDALDARLKKRLAGVEGKPYFVFHEAFDYFEDAYGLKHAGVFAVAAEVQPGAQHVAAMRARLQEVGKTCVFSEPPLRPRLAETLVAGLPVKLAELDALGGYTPATAQGYEQVLEKLGNDLAGCLESL, encoded by the coding sequence GTGGTCATCGTGTCCCGACTTTTTCCCGTTTTTGTCGTATTTGTCACCAGTTTGTTCATGGCTGGCGCCGCTCAGGCCGAGGTGAAGGTGCTCACCAGCATCAAGCCGCTGCAGCTGATCGCCGCTGCTGTGCAGGACGGTGTGGCGGTTCCCGAGGTGTTGCTGCCGCCGGGAGCGTCCCCGCATAACTTCGCGTTGCGCCCATCCGACGTACGGCGGGTGCAGTCGGTAGACCTGCTCTACTGGATCGGGCCGGATATGGAAACATTCCTGCCGCGCGTGCTCAAAGGTCGTACGGCGGCAACGGTGGCCGTGCAGGACCTGCCAGGCATGAAACTGCGCCGTTTCGGCGAAGATAGCCACTCGCATGCCGACGAAGCGGACGAACATGATCACGATCATCGCCCAGGCAGTGTGGATGCGCATTTGTGGTTGTCGACGGTGAACGCACGGGTGATTGCGGCGCGCATGGCGGCTGACCTCAGTGCTGCCGACCCGGCCAACGCCGAGCGTTATCAGAGCAACGCGAAGGCCTTCGAGGGTCGCCTGGATGCCCTGGATGCGCGCCTGAAGAAACGTCTGGCGGGCGTTGAAGGCAAACCCTACTTTGTATTTCACGAAGCCTTTGATTACTTCGAAGACGCTTACGGCCTGAAGCACGCCGGCGTGTTTGCCGTTGCGGCCGAGGTGCAGCCGGGGGCGCAGCATGTGGCCGCGATGCGTGCGCGCTTGCAGGAAGTGGGTAAGACCTGTGTATTCAGCGAGCCGCCGTTGCGACCGCGCCTGGCTGAAACGCTGGTGGCTGGCTTGCCGGTGAAGCTGGCGGAACTGGACGCGCTGGGTGGCTACACCCCGGCGACTGCGCAAGGTTATGAGCAGGTGCTGGAAAAGCTGGGCAATGACCTGGCTGGATGCCTGGAATCTCTCTAA
- a CDS encoding homoserine kinase, whose product MSVFTPLARPELETFLAPYGLGRLLDFQGIAAGSENTNFFISLEQGEFVLTLVERGPVAEMPFFIELLDVLHDADLPVPYALRTTDGIALRTLAGKPALLQPRLAGKHIKEANAQHCAQVGELLGHLHLATQGEKVLERKTDRGLEWMLSEGAQLISHLNDAQQRLLQDALGEIEAHKAQILALPRANVHGDLFRDNAMFEGTHLTGLIDFYNACSGPMLYDVAIALNDWCSDADGVIDGQRARALLGAYAGLRPFTAKEAELWPTLLRVACVRFWLSRLIAAQAFAGQDVLIHDPAEFEHRLVQRQQVSVHLPFAL is encoded by the coding sequence ATGTCTGTGTTCACCCCCCTGGCTCGGCCCGAGCTGGAAACCTTTCTTGCCCCTTACGGGCTCGGCCGCCTGCTTGATTTCCAGGGGATTGCCGCCGGTAGCGAAAACACCAATTTCTTCATCAGCCTGGAACAGGGCGAGTTCGTCCTGACCCTGGTTGAGCGCGGCCCCGTCGCTGAAATGCCGTTCTTTATCGAGCTGCTCGACGTGCTCCACGACGCCGACCTGCCCGTGCCCTACGCCCTGCGCACCACCGACGGCATCGCCCTGCGCACGCTGGCCGGCAAACCGGCGCTGCTGCAGCCACGCCTGGCCGGCAAGCACATTAAGGAGGCCAACGCCCAGCATTGCGCCCAGGTTGGTGAGCTGCTCGGTCACCTGCACCTGGCGACCCAGGGTGAAAAGGTACTGGAGCGCAAGACCGATCGCGGGCTGGAATGGATGCTCAGTGAAGGTGCGCAGCTGATTTCACACTTGAACGACGCGCAACAGCGCCTTCTGCAGGATGCCTTGGGCGAGATCGAAGCCCACAAGGCGCAGATCCTGGCACTGCCACGCGCTAACGTGCACGGCGACCTGTTTCGCGATAACGCGATGTTCGAAGGCACGCACCTGACGGGCCTGATCGACTTCTACAACGCCTGCTCGGGGCCGATGCTGTACGACGTGGCCATCGCTCTGAACGACTGGTGTTCGGATGCCGACGGCGTGATTGACGGGCAGCGCGCCCGTGCGTTGCTGGGCGCTTATGCGGGGCTGCGGCCGTTTACCGCGAAGGAAGCCGAGCTGTGGCCGACCCTGCTGCGAGTGGCCTGCGTGCGGTTCTGGCTGTCACGCCTGATCGCCGCGCAGGCGTTTGCCGGGCAGGATGTATTGATTCATGACCCGGCAGAGTTCGAGCATCGGCTGGTGCAGCGTCAGCAAGTCAGCGTCCACCTGCCGTTCGCGCTCTAA
- a CDS encoding DUF2782 domain-containing protein, translating to MRTFKRLLFTGLIALAPMAAMAADDAPSADPEVTIRTEGDKTIQEYRQNGFLYAIKVTPKGAPPYFLVRADGTDANFIRSDQPDMLIPSWKIFEWK from the coding sequence ATGCGTACATTCAAACGCCTGCTGTTCACTGGCTTGATTGCACTCGCTCCGATGGCTGCCATGGCGGCAGACGATGCCCCTTCGGCGGACCCGGAAGTGACCATTCGCACGGAAGGCGACAAGACAATCCAGGAGTACCGCCAAAACGGCTTCCTGTACGCCATCAAGGTAACGCCCAAAGGTGCTCCACCGTATTTCCTGGTACGCGCGGACGGGACCGACGCGAACTTCATCCGCTCTGACCAGCCGGATATGCTGATCCCGTCATGGAAGATCTTCGAATGGAAATGA
- the polA gene encoding DNA polymerase I: MSQAPLVLVDGSSYLYRAFHALPPLTTSKGLPTGAVKGVLNMLKSLRKQYPDSPFAVVFDAKGGTFRDEMFADYKANRPSMPDDMRLQIEPLHQSVIALGFPLLCVEGVEADDVIGTLARSSAAADRPVVISTGDKDMAQLVDGHITLVNTMTGSSMDIEGVKEKFGVAPEQIIDYLALMGDSSDNIPGVPGIGPKTASGLLVGVNGGLKELYEQLDIVPTLPIRGAKTLPAKLEEHKEMAFLSYRLATIKIDVPLDIGLDDLHLVEPDREKLLELYTLLEFKSWYDEIQRDTKRVELKAASEVAPVAEAPVEAVISVPVETVYTTILDQTTFDLWLKKLNDAPLFAFDTETTGIDAHRAQLVGVSFAVQPHEAAYVPLAHAYPGAPEQLDRDTVLLALKPLLEDPTKLKVGQHAKFDMNILANCAIGGDPAQGITVRGIAFDTMLESYVLNSTATRHDMDSLAKKYLDHDTVSFQDIAGKGTKQLTFDQIALEQAGPYAAEDADVTLRLHQKLHGQLAAIPSLASVLTDIEIPLVPVLARIERQGALVDKELLGIQSIELGNKMVELERQAFEIAGEEFNLGSPKQLGAILYEKLGMPVLKKTGKGQASTAEEVLAKLAEDDFPLPKVLMQYRSMSKLKSTYTDRLPEQINPRTGRIHTSYHQAVAATGRLSSSDPNLQNIPVRTAEGRRIRQAFVAPKGYKLLAADYSQIELRIMAHLSKDEGLMNAFRNDLDVHTATAAEVFKVELTEVTSNQRRSAKAINFGLIYGMGAQKLGKDIGVDTKTAKAYIDVYFARYPGVREYMERTRAQAADQGYVETFFGRRLYLPDINSNKPQDRAAAERTAINAPMQGTAADIIKKAMVKVDNWLTESGLDARVILQVHDELVLEVREDLIAEVSERIREHMSAAAELDVPLVVDVGVGDNWDEAH, translated from the coding sequence ATGAGCCAAGCGCCCCTCGTCCTGGTGGACGGTTCTTCTTATCTGTACCGCGCCTTTCACGCGCTGCCACCGCTGACCACCTCCAAAGGCCTGCCGACCGGTGCGGTCAAGGGCGTGCTGAACATGCTCAAGAGCCTGCGCAAGCAATATCCGGACAGCCCGTTCGCCGTGGTGTTCGACGCCAAGGGCGGGACCTTTCGCGATGAGATGTTCGCCGACTACAAGGCCAATCGCCCAAGCATGCCCGACGACATGCGCCTGCAGATCGAGCCTCTGCACCAGAGCGTGATTGCCCTGGGCTTCCCGTTGCTGTGTGTCGAAGGCGTGGAGGCCGATGACGTGATCGGCACCCTGGCCCGCAGCAGCGCCGCCGCTGACCGTCCGGTGGTGATCTCCACCGGCGACAAGGACATGGCGCAGCTGGTGGACGGGCACATTACCTTGGTCAACACCATGACCGGCAGTTCGATGGACATCGAGGGCGTAAAGGAGAAATTCGGTGTCGCTCCGGAGCAGATCATCGATTATCTGGCGTTGATGGGCGATTCGTCCGACAACATCCCTGGCGTTCCAGGCATTGGCCCGAAAACCGCGTCCGGTTTGCTGGTGGGGGTGAATGGCGGCCTCAAAGAGCTGTATGAGCAGTTGGACATTGTGCCGACTCTGCCGATTCGCGGTGCCAAGACGCTGCCGGCCAAGTTGGAAGAACACAAGGAAATGGCGTTCCTGTCTTATCGGCTGGCGACGATCAAAATCGACGTGCCCCTGGATATCGGCCTGGACGACTTGCACCTGGTCGAGCCGGATCGCGAAAAGCTGCTTGAGTTGTACACGCTGCTTGAGTTCAAGAGCTGGTACGACGAGATCCAGCGCGATACCAAGCGGGTCGAACTCAAGGCGGCAAGCGAGGTTGCACCTGTCGCCGAGGCGCCCGTCGAGGCGGTGATATCGGTGCCGGTGGAAACGGTCTACACCACCATTCTTGACCAGACCACGTTCGATCTATGGCTGAAGAAGCTCAATGATGCGCCGTTGTTTGCCTTCGATACCGAAACCACCGGGATTGATGCGCACCGGGCACAATTGGTCGGGGTTTCCTTCGCGGTCCAGCCTCATGAAGCCGCGTATGTCCCGCTGGCGCATGCCTATCCCGGCGCGCCGGAGCAGTTGGACCGTGACACCGTGCTGCTGGCGTTGAAGCCGTTGCTGGAAGACCCGACCAAGCTCAAGGTCGGCCAGCACGCCAAGTTCGACATGAATATCCTGGCCAACTGCGCCATCGGTGGCGACCCTGCACAGGGCATCACCGTGCGGGGCATCGCCTTCGATACCATGCTTGAATCCTACGTGCTGAACTCCACCGCGACCCGTCATGACATGGACAGCCTGGCGAAGAAGTACCTGGATCATGACACCGTCAGCTTCCAGGACATCGCCGGCAAGGGCACCAAACAGCTGACATTCGATCAGATCGCCCTCGAACAGGCCGGCCCCTACGCGGCTGAAGATGCCGATGTGACGTTGCGCCTGCACCAGAAGCTGCATGGGCAGCTGGCGGCGATCCCGAGCCTGGCCAGTGTGCTGACGGACATCGAAATCCCGTTGGTGCCGGTGCTCGCGCGTATCGAGCGTCAGGGCGCCTTGGTGGACAAGGAACTGCTCGGCATCCAGAGCATCGAGCTGGGCAACAAGATGGTCGAGCTGGAGCGCCAGGCATTCGAGATCGCCGGTGAGGAATTCAACCTGGGTTCGCCCAAGCAGCTCGGGGCGATTCTCTACGAGAAACTCGGCATGCCGGTGTTGAAAAAGACCGGCAAGGGGCAGGCCTCCACCGCTGAGGAAGTGCTGGCCAAACTGGCCGAGGATGATTTCCCGTTGCCCAAGGTACTGATGCAGTACCGCAGCATGAGCAAGCTCAAAAGCACCTATACCGACCGCCTACCGGAACAGATCAACCCACGTACCGGGCGTATTCATACGTCTTACCACCAGGCGGTGGCGGCGACCGGGCGTCTGTCCTCCAGCGATCCGAACCTGCAGAACATCCCGGTGCGCACCGCCGAAGGGCGACGCATTCGCCAGGCGTTTGTCGCGCCCAAGGGCTACAAGCTGCTGGCAGCGGACTATTCGCAGATCGAACTGCGGATCATGGCGCACCTGTCCAAGGATGAAGGGCTGATGAACGCCTTTCGCAACGACCTGGACGTGCACACCGCCACGGCTGCCGAGGTGTTCAAGGTTGAATTGACAGAGGTCACGTCCAACCAGCGCCGTAGCGCCAAGGCGATCAACTTCGGCCTGATCTACGGCATGGGCGCCCAGAAGCTCGGTAAGGATATCGGCGTCGACACCAAGACCGCCAAGGCCTATATCGATGTGTACTTTGCCCGCTATCCCGGCGTGCGTGAGTATATGGAACGCACCCGGGCCCAGGCGGCGGATCAGGGCTACGTGGAAACCTTCTTCGGCCGGCGCCTGTACCTGCCGGATATCAACTCCAACAAGCCCCAGGACCGCGCGGCGGCCGAGCGCACCGCAATCAACGCGCCGATGCAGGGCACGGCAGCGGACATCATCAAGAAAGCCATGGTGAAGGTGGACAACTGGCTGACCGAGTCGGGCCTGGACGCCAGGGTGATCCTGCAGGTGCACGACGAACTGGTACTGGAGGTGCGCGAAGACCTGATCGCAGAGGTCAGCGAGAGGATCCGCGAGCACATGAGCGCCGCGGCTGAGCTGGACGTGCCGTTGGTGGTGGACGTGGGTGTTGGCGATAACTGGGACGAGGCCCACTGA
- the yihA gene encoding ribosome biogenesis GTP-binding protein YihA/YsxC: MQLKNPILGLCQQSTFMLSAAKVDQCPDDEGFEVAFAGRSNAGKSSALNTLTHASLARTSKTPGRTQLLNFFKLDDDRRLVDLPGYGYAKVPIPLKLHWQRHLEAYLGGRESLKGLILMMDIRHPMTDFDLLMLDWAVASGMPMHILLTKADKLTYGAAKNTLLKVQSEIRKGWGDAITIQLFSAPKRMGLEDAYTVLAGWMELADKGAEIAE; the protein is encoded by the coding sequence ATGCAACTCAAGAATCCCATCCTCGGCCTGTGCCAACAGTCCACCTTCATGCTCAGCGCCGCCAAAGTGGACCAATGCCCCGATGACGAAGGCTTTGAAGTTGCCTTTGCCGGCCGTTCCAACGCTGGCAAATCCAGCGCACTGAACACCCTGACCCACGCCAGCCTTGCACGCACCTCGAAAACCCCAGGTCGCACGCAACTGCTCAATTTCTTCAAGCTAGACGATGATCGGCGTCTGGTCGACCTGCCAGGCTACGGTTATGCAAAAGTTCCTATCCCGCTGAAGCTGCACTGGCAGCGTCACCTGGAGGCTTACCTGGGTGGCCGGGAGAGTTTGAAGGGCTTGATCCTGATGATGGACATCCGTCATCCAATGACCGATTTCGACCTGTTGATGCTCGATTGGGCAGTCGCCAGCGGCATGCCGATGCATATCCTGCTGACCAAGGCCGACAAGCTGACCTACGGCGCCGCCAAGAACACCCTGCTCAAAGTGCAGTCCGAAATCCGCAAGGGCTGGGGCGATGCGATCACTATCCAGCTGTTCTCGGCGCCAAAGCGCATGGGCCTGGAAGACGCCTACACGGTACTGGCCGGCTGGATGGAATTGGCCGACAAGGGCGCGGAAATCGCCGAGTAA